In Cutaneotrichosporon cavernicola HIS019 DNA, chromosome: 1, one DNA window encodes the following:
- a CDS encoding uncharacterized protein (FAD binding domain), which translates to MTATMTPHLPDLRIHIIGAGMGGAGAALACAKQGFKDIHVWEAAPAIGEVGAGINIPPNLARVLDSWGVLSICTDEGIVITHANVLDCETDEVLTTADYSNYMEQNFGYPFTTVHRSALQKCLLEGAKNSGVVTFHLGNFITEYDFDNTRFQVKHRPRGANGDSTVTSGGGASDAVTGRLAEGGETEWIDADVIICADGIKSKARAAMMARKGEVDEVEDTGQAAYRIMVRRSAINEDPELVPFFTGTQSYRWIGEKRHIIAYPIERGDLFNMSTTQPDRHFVEADTWTAVGSKDEMLKTFHDFCPRVQKLLNLVPEGEVLEWKLRAHQPLPHWIDGKSALVGDACHPTLPHIAQGAAMAVEDAAALGVILAKVKSKDDIHQALLTYQNLRKPRTDWAVLTAAANSKGLHTNDKEARNQAFRDVKNGGPNPDKMISRDIHDRLFLYDVEKDAAQQYDALFAKAKDE; encoded by the exons ATGACGGCGACAATGACTCCTCATCTTCCCGACCTTCGCATCCACATCATTGGTGCTGG CATGGGCGGTGCCGGTGCGGCTCTCGCATGCGCCAAGCAGGGCTTCAAGGACATTCACGTCTGGGAGGCCGCTCCCGCGATCGGCGAAGTCGGAGCGGGAATCAACATTCCCCCCAACCTCgctcgcgtcctcgacagcTGGGGCGTCCTCAGCATCTGCACTGACGAGGGTATTGTCATCACCCACGCCAATGTGCTCGACTGCGAGACCGACGAGGTCCTCACCACTGCCGACTACTCCAACTACATGGAGCAGAACTTTGGCTACCCGTTCACCACCGTTCACCGTAGCGCTCTCCAGAAGTGCCTTTTGGAGGGAGCCAAGAACTCGGGTGTTGTCACTTTCCACTTGGGCAACTTTATCACCGAGTACGACTTTGACAACACGCGCTTCCAGGTCAAGCACCGGCCGCGTGGAGCGAACGGTGACAGTACCGTCAccagcggcggtggtgccTCGGACGCTGTGACTGGCAGGCTTGCGGAGGGTGGTGAGACCGAGTGGATCGATGCCGACGTCATCATCTGCGCGGACGGCATCAAGTCCAAGGCCCGCGCGGCCATGATGGcgcgcaagggcgaggtcgacgaggtcgaggacacTGGACAGGCCGCGTACCGTATCATGGTCCGCCGCTCCGCCATCAACGAGGACCCCGAACTCGTCCCCTTCTTCACTGGCACGCAGAGCTACCGGTGGATTGGCGAGAAGCGTCACATCATTGCTTACCCTATTGAGCGTGGCGACCTGTTCAACATGTCCACTACTCAGCCCGACCGTCACTTTGTCGAGGCGGACACCTGGACCGCCGTTGGATccaaggacgagatgcTCAAGACGTTCCACGACTTCTGCCCGCGTGTGCAGAAGCTCCTCAACCTTGTccccgagggcgaggtccTTGAGTGGAAGCTCCGCGCCCACCAGCCCCTCCCCCACTGGATCGACGGCAAGTCtgccctcgtcggcgacgcctGCCACCCAACTCTCCCCCACATTGCGCAGGGCGCCGCCAtggccgtcgaggacgccgccgctctCGGTGTGATTCTCGCAAAGGTCAAGAGCAAGGACGATATCCACCAGGCGCTCCTCACCTACCAGAACCTCCGCAAGCCCCGTACCGACTGGGCCGTCCTCACAGCCGCTGCCAACTCGAAGGGTCTCCACACCAACGAcaaggaggcgcgcaaCCAGGCCTTCCGCGATGTCAAGAACGGCGGACCCAACCCCGACAAGATGATCTCGCGCGATATCCACGACAGGCTCTTCCTCTACGACGTTGAGAAGGACGCAGCCCAGCAGTACGACGCCCTTTttgccaaggccaaggatgAGTAG
- a CDS encoding uncharacterized protein (FAD binding domain): MKTTVGIIGAGPAGLLLARLLLKAGIESVVIETKDREYVEHRQRAGILEQGSVDTLRECGAGERMDKEGIPHDGIELLFDEVRYPIHFPSLTGGRRVMIYAQTEVCKDLIALQLKEGGPLFFETAVKEVRDAKSSKPKIVFRRKDATEDEVLECDYVVGCDGYWGVARQAIPKELVREYEKNYPFAWLGIMADVPPSNEELIYARHDRGFTLLSMRSPTVSRNYIQVPAGTDIKEWSDDAIWDEIEARTKTNDGWKVQRGPIFQKSVTPMRSYVHEPMQYGNLFLAGDAAHIVPPTGAKGLNLAVGDVVTFARAIKHKVDTGSDDLLQGYSDQCLRRVWQAERFSYDMTNLLHTSPDETPFEHKLQTAKLWRMTSQPSAETDLAMGYTGFPL, encoded by the coding sequence ATGAAGACCACCGTCGGCATCATTGGCGCGGGCCCAGCTGGCCTGCTACTCGCACGTCTGCTGCTCAAGGCGGGCATCGAGAGCGTCGTCATCGAGACCAAGGACCGCGAGTACGTCGAACACCGGCAGCGTGCGGGTATTCTTGAGCAGGGCTCGGTCGACACGCTGCGCGAgtgcggcgcaggcgagcggatggacaaggagggcatCCCGCACGACGGCATTGAGCTTCTCTTTGACGAAGTGAGGTATCCGATCCACTTCCCCTCTCTTACCggtgggcggcgcgtcATGATCTACGCCCAGACCGAGGTGTGCAAGGACTTGATTGCTCtgcagctcaaggagggcggccCGCTCTTTTTCGAGACTGCCGTCAAGGAAGTTCGCGACGCCAAGAGCTCCAAGCCCAAGATTGTGTTCCGCCGCAAGGAcgcgaccgaggacgaggtgctcgagtGCGACTACGTCGTCGGGTGCGACGGCTACTGGGGTGTCGCTCGCCAGGCCATCCCCAAGGAACTCGTGCGCGAGTACGAGAAGAACTACCCCTTCGCGTGGCTCGGTATCATGGCCGATGTACCTCCGTCCAACGAGGAGCTCATCTATGCTCGCCATGACCGCGGATTCACTCTCCtctcgatgcgctcgccCACTGTGTCGCGCAACTACATCCAAGTGCCGGCCGGTACCGACATTAAGGAGTggagcgacgacgcgatctgggacgagatcgaggccCGCACCAAGACCAACGACGGATGGAAGGTCCAGCGCGGACCCATCTTCCAGAAGAGCGTCACGCCAATGCGCTCGTACGTCCACGAGCCTATGCAGTACGGCAACCTCTTCCTggccggcgacgccgcccaCATTGTGCCGCCCACCGGAGCCAAgggcctcaacctcgctgtcggcgacgtcgtcaccTTTGCCCGCGCCATCAAGCACAAGGTCGACACGGGCTCGGATGATCTCCTCCAGGGATACTCTGACCAATGCCTCCGTCGCGTGTGGCAGGCCGAGCGGTTTTCGTACGACATGaccaacctcctccacacCAGCCCAGACGAGACGCCGTTTGAGCACAAGCTCCAGACCGCCAAGCTCTGGCGCATGACATCGCAGCCCTCGGCCGAGACCGACCTCGCGATGGGCTACACTGGCTTCCCGTTGTAG